CCCTCGGGCTCTCCCCCATCACTGCTCCTTCTTGTAGGCGCTTTTGATGATGGCATTTTTGAAGAGAGTCACTAGAGGGGTCTGGTTGTGCTCCGAGGTCATGAAGCCCCCGTAGCGCTTGTCCTTCAAGGGCGCGTGCCAGCCGAAACGGCGCGTGCGGTAGGAGCCGCTGgccgccttctcctcctcctggccttcctcctcctcctcctcttcctcctcggacGGTGCCCCGGTGCCGCCGAGCGCCAGCTCCCGCCTGAACTCCAAGGGGTAGCTCTCGGCCGACTCTTCCTCCACCCCGTTGGGATAGACCTTGATGGGTCTCCTCTTGCGTCCCACCGGCTTTCCCCAGCGAAAGTGCTCCATGGAGTAGGAGCGTTTGCCTTCCTCCCGCTCCAGCCCcgttccctcctcttcctcgcggCGGGACGGCGGGACGGCGGGCGGCGATGCCGGCGGTGGGTTGCCCCCCGCCGTCTCCTCCCGTTtgtgccccccgccgccgctgctgctgttCCTCCGGCCGAACTTGTTCCAGCGAAAATGGCTCATGACGTACTTGCGGATGCTCTCGGAGAGGGGCTGGAGGTGCCCGTTCCCCGGGTAGACGGGTGCCTCGGCCGACAGGTCGGCTCTGCACGCCACGGCACACGCCTGCGTGGGGCAGGGAGATGTGCGGGAAAGGTGAGCGCGTGGCCGGGTatcccctgggagaggggggtTTCACTGGGGGGCTGCTTGCACGGAGCGGGATGTTTCACAAGATGGTTTCACCGTGCCGGTGCCCCCCCGCCCTTAGTCAGGAGCTTTGAGGGCTGAGCCTGGAGCATCATGCCCGGGCACCAAACCGGccctgggtggctggaaacagtgctggggggggacacacggccCCCACGGTGGGGTCCCTGGAGCAAACTCGGCACCTGCACAAGGCGAGCCGCTGCACCGTCCTGCCACCACCACCCTCTGCACGCACCCTTGGGTGCGGGGCAAAGCCGACACCCAAATTAGCTCGTTCTTCCTGTGCAGGAGGGCTGCTGCAAgctcaaaaaataattttagtgtcATCCCCCAGCGTGAAGCCAGGAGGCACAACCCCACCAAAACCCGCGGCTCATTGGGTCCAAAGCATCGCCCCACAATTGCTGCGCGTCACCCCACGGTGTCGGCATCCCCATCACCTCCTCCGCCAGCCCCACCGCGCCGGTCCCCGGGAGGGCGTCAGAAACCAAAGACGACTGGAGGGCAGTCCCCGTCCCCAGGCTTACCAAAATTCTGGCCTCGCTGCTGAGGTCCTGGCATTTGCTGCTCTCCCAGCACGGGCCGCTGGCGCCGGCGGGGTGCCAGAGCAGGAGCCCCAGCACCACGGGCAGGCTGCTCCACACCGCGCTCGGCATCCTGGCCGGGGGTAGGAGGCCGGGCTCGCACGAGGGATGTGAGGGGCTGCGGGCCCAGAAACCGTGCAGGacctatgggggaaaaaaaaggaaaaaaacccaccgaccctcttttttttttttccttcaggagattctttaatgctttctttgaTGCGTCCGCCTTACCCTTTCttactctttcccttttctgagtCGCCTCTGTTGGGGTTGCAGGTCCCCTCCTGCGGCACCGACCTGCGTCCCCCGGCCCTGTCCCTTCCCACGGGGCCGCAGCTTTGCCTGTCCcctgggagctgcgttggtgctGCAAACCCCTTGTTCTGCAAAGCTTTCCTCCTGCTTCAAGCTCATGGCAAAGGGATGCACCTCCCTACACCCCAGGAGCGTGGGGCTGATTTTGCCggaggagaaactgaggcaaagaaaagggaaggcaacacctgcagctgcctccctgcctgcccccgcaTCGCTCTGCTCCTGCTCAGCCGCTCCAGAAAATGGGCAAGgttccctcctgcctctcccttttGCCTTCTGAACCGAAAGGCGTCTCTCTGGAGCCCAGGTCTTTTGTCACTGCTACCGCAGGTGACAATCGCTCTCAGCGGGGATTGCTGCCGCCTCCTAAGAACCCCATAAAGATGAGTGATGCTGCAAGGGGAAAGCGTTAGGGAGCTGTCTCGAGGTTTCATCCTTTGCCAACCGCTCGCTGCTTGCAAGCTGAATCCTCTAAAATATATGTGCTCCCTCCTAACCTGTCCTGCAATGCCCCTTGAGAAGCTGCAAAACTCCTGCGTGGTGGGAGACACAACTGTAAATAATATTAAATTAGGATTAAAAGAGTAAGACATGAATGTTTTACATTAAATAATATTGAAGTCTGTTGCCTGGCTTTTGGGAAGGGCTATGGCAAGTGCTGGCGGTGTTTGGGACACAGCATGCCCCAGGGGCTGCCAAAATTAACCCAGGATCCAGTTGAAACCGTGGGGCTGAaccagctgttgctgctgtgccaTCAAGGATGAGGTTGGGGTTGGTTCCCGGACACCCATGGGACCTGGCTCCAGGGTCCCCGAGGATGCCCGGGTTGCTTCTCCCCTGCAAACCCCAACTCTTTCTCAAGCAGCCTTATTTAACTCGGCGTGGACTCACATGTCTCACTTTCCCCCATGCTGTGGGAGCTCTACGGGAGGAAAACCCCATCCCacattgaaagaaaacagaaggaaaatttaattttggcCCAAAGAgtgtggctggaggagagagcTGACCCTTCCCTCTAGTGCAAGAGATGCCAGGTTGAACCTGGGTGGAGGGGAACTTTctttggcaaaggaaaaaaagaccctgATGGTTATGACAGCAAATAGAAGTTCAGAAAGGGGAATAAAACAGTGAGACAAACCAAATCTAAACACAAAGGttgcttttctgtcttctgcctgAATTTGTGGGTGTCGCTGCCTGGGATCCCCCAGCGCAGCAGCACCGAGGGTCCGGGGGGCAGCGGGCAGCACCTCTGTAACACATTAACACCTGATAATGCAAATAAACCCAACAATAAATGGAGGCGAGAGGGCAAGAAgccggaggcagggagggaagagtcTGTTTTATTGCCCATCCCTCCCTGGGAAACCCCTGCCCAGCAGCCGTCCATCGCAGCgtgtcacacccccccccccgcagcgacCGGTCCCcaccatccatcaaacccatctTTTTGCAAAGTTTCTTTCCCCCCACACGCCCCAAAACACATGGGGGAGACCCACAGGGCTTGGTCACTGGTTTTTGGGGCTTACCTGTGGTCGGGGTGGGAGCCCGACCGCTGCCACCGCACACCCTCCGTCCCCCTCTCCCGCACGCTCCCGGCGAGCGTCTGCCGCTCGGCCACTGGTCCCGGCGGCTTTTTATATCCCCCCCGGCGATCGTATCTGCTGCAtctgctggagggaaggaggggtgaGAGGGGGGGTGAGAGGGACCATTCCAGGTACCGAACAAAAGATGAGCAAGCGACGGGCGTTCGCCGGATCTGACTCCGCGGCGGATGGAGGGATTAGCATCTCTCGGCGAACTGCAGCCAGCAAAGTTTTCCAGGCGATGCTGCTAATTGCGTTTGCAGCTTTGGAGCTGGAGTGGGGGGAGGATTGGATGGAAAGTCCTTCACCGGGTACCAGCCGGCACCGACGGCGGTGGATTTGGCATGGGTTGTTTATTACCGGCACGCCGGACAGGAGCATCCGTCACTCCCTGGGCTCAGGCGTGGGAGGGCTTAGTGCTCTGATGGGTGCTGAGGATTTGGGGTTGTCTTTCTGCGGGATAAAAGGGGATTTAGTTAAAAGCAAAGCTCTCGGGACAGCAGCGGCTTCTCACCCCGGGCAGGGCGAGCGCAGGCAGCGGGGATCTCTGCCTGATGTGCCAGGGAGTCCTCCAGCCACCAGTTTTGGGTGTAAAAGCAGTGGGAGAGAAACTTCCAGCTTGggggtggcttttccagagcatgGACATGTTTACGTGCTCGGCCAGGCTCACTGCTCCCCTTCTGCACCCATCAAACCCCAGCCTCTGCACTCCACTCGAGCTGGACCAGCTTTGGGCTGTGGACACCTTCCCTATTGCGCAGCAGCCTGAAGCCCGGCGGGACTCACGTTTTCTATAGGTTTGGCCTTGGCCACTCTATGTGTAAGAGCAGTGGTGGCCTCCAGGAGGCTCCTTCATGCACCTTGGCCAAGTCTTGCATGGGCGAGCTAGAGGGATGCTCCATCCTCTGCAATGTGTTCAGTGCAGGATAGCACCCTGGGGCAAGCCTGGAAAGGGGCTGGGGGCGATGGGGTATCCGAGGGGGTTGGAGAGATGGGGAAACTCATCTGGTGCCAAGTTTCCAGCCCCTCAGACAGCTGGCTTGTGCCTGGAGGGCTCAATTCTCTTTTACCACCCAAAAGAGGGTGGCGATGTGCAAACCTCCCCTGCGGACGGCTGTGGTTTTGCTAACTCCTGACTCTAccctggggtggtttggggtaAAACCACATCCCAAAACCACACCGGGCCCCGTGCGGGAGGTTTAACAGCAGCAGGACAGTGTTCAGAGCTGGTTTACCAGGGTTTGCGTGGCCTTTTACACCTGATGTCCAATGTGCTTGAGGCAGATTTGGCTCTGACCTTGCTCATCACCTCCGCTGGCTGCTCTTCACAGGCAACCCAGGGGGATGGCATCAGGATCAGGGGATGATTCTAAGATTTTAAGGTCTTTTTTCCAGCTCTGGGCTTACCCAGGTGGAGAAACACATCTGCATCAGCATTTTTCCATGTCCAGGATGTAATGACAAGGTGGCCCTTGAAGGCTGAACCATCCTCCCGGAGTACCTAACAGTGATTTTTGTTGGGTCTGGGCTCAAGCAAGAGCCAGACATGGGTTATGAGCATCCCTCCTGCCAGCCCGTACGAAGCACAGTTGTTGATTTGCATGCTTATAAGAAGACAAACTGCAGGACACGGCAAAGCCACACACGGGGGTTTGCCTGCGATCTTACCAGCAAGGAGCAGATACGGTCTCACCTTGGGTGGGCGAAAGGTTTGCTTCTATTTTACTCGACATGGTATTCTGTAGAGAAAGGAGTCACCCCAAAGGCAACCTCCCAGGGAGAGCAGCCCATAAGCAGGACACTGGCGTTGGAGGGACCTAGAAGTGTGCTTGAGCGACTTCATCCAGACATCTGCCTCAGGGTGGAGAGGCTCCATCCTGGAGACATCTCCTCTGGAGATCCTCCTCTCTTTCCAACAGCCAGAGAAGAGGCTGAGAATAAACCAAAAGGAGGTGAGTTGTCCGTCAGCGGGCTGCAGACGTGTACACCTCCTTGCCAAAGGATATTGGGGTGCAACAGATTCACCTGGGTACTCCAGGACTGCATGAAACCCTCCAGAGTGGATTTCTAAAGAGGCAAAAGCAACAGAGGTTCAAGAAATAGCCTCTGTAGCGTTTCAGTTTGGTTCACACCTTCTCCGGACCCCTGTCCTCCCCAAATCCATCTCCAAACCATCTTGCCGCAGCGCCCACAACTGCGTCAGCTGCCTCCATCCTCCCTGACAGATCTCCCGATCTGCAATATTTTCCCATGACAGAGAGCTATTCTGAGATACTTTATGGCCCAAACCGGAGCTATGATTCCCACTTTAAAGGCTTTTTCATCTTCATTAGACCAGTCTGAGTGGTTTATGTTTATAAGGAAGATGCGAAATCTGTTTAGGAAACCTCGTTGAGCAGAGCGGCTGCAGGTGAGGGGCTGAGATGAAGCATCCTCTGCCGCGGTTTCGGCAGCCTGTGCCAGATGCCTCCATGCTTGTCAGCCTTGCAGCCAGTGCTTTCGGACCTCCCTCCCAGCTTCGACGGCAGCCGGAGCTCAGCCTCCCTGCTCCCGGTGCTGGGGAACACAGCATCCCCGGGGGATGTTGGTGCCCCAGCATCTCTGGAGGATGCAGGAGTTGTGACCTCCACTGCTGGGGCGCTGGAGTGACCGGGTCCCCCTCCCAGCGCAGGGCTGCTCCTGATGTTAACAGTAGGATACTCATTATATTCTATTACAGaccttatttatcttttttttcccgaAGAGTCTAGTGTGTAAATGATTAGTGGATGCAGCTAGTGCCCAGGCAGATGAAGGGGAGTGGTGGGAAGCCAAGATGACAAGAAAAGGACCTTCCAGCAGGGTGAAAATCCCATTAGGAGgaacttcttccttcttctccctgaGGAGGGGAGAGCTGAAGACCAACCAGGACCATATAATACACTGCAAGAGCAGTGtcctccagcccctgctctgAGAGTGGCCGGGCCTCTGCTCCAGCAAATCACCCAGCGCTGGAGACCTCACTTTAGGGATGCCTTGAATGAGATCTGGTGGCTTCATCATGACGTTGTCTCCATAAAAGCCACACACTCAGGACGTGCAACCCTTTCCCGGCAGGGCTGGGCACGGGGGTGAGATGTCCACGGGTGAATGGGCTCGTTAGCCACGTGTTTTCTGGCCTTTCCATTTTAATCTGGAGAAGAGGTCGCACCTGGGTGTGAATGCGCTCTGGGTCTGGGTGCGAATGTCGCAGCTGTGCTCAAATCCCATGGGACGTGGGGCAGCCATCCCGCTGGGCTGTAAACACCAGCGTCACAGGGGAAAGAATTGCTCTGGGGCTTGCAAAAACCTTGTGACGGCCACGTAGGTCTGTCCTAGGACCCACGCGTCCCTCTGGCAGAGCCACGTGCCGTTGGGTGCCGAGTCAGTCCCCCTTCCCTCTTATCTCGGGACAGGTTTCCCACAGTGGTTTGCAGACAGTTGACCCGTTCTCTGTTCGAGCAGGTCTCCTGGGCTCAGCACCCACCCTGGCTCCTGCCTGGGTgcagctggtggggtggggagcggTGCTGAGGACCCCGCTCCATCCGGACCATCTTCATCTCGCGTTTGGTGAAATGGGGTGAGGATGAACCCCCAGCGCAGTTGCATTAAGGGCTTGTGTAGGGTACAACGAGCAGGGACCCTAGGAGATGTCCAGATGAACTGGAAGTGGGATCA
The Accipiter gentilis chromosome 16, bAccGen1.1, whole genome shotgun sequence DNA segment above includes these coding regions:
- the POMC gene encoding pro-opiomelanocortin; amino-acid sequence: MPSAVWSSLPVVLGLLLWHPAGASGPCWESSKCQDLSSEARILACAVACRADLSAEAPVYPGNGHLQPLSESIRKYVMSHFRWNKFGRRNSSSGGGGHKREETAGGNPPPASPPAVPPSRREEEEGTGLEREEGKRSYSMEHFRWGKPVGRKRRPIKVYPNGVEEESAESYPLEFRRELALGGTGAPSEEEEEEEEEGQEEEKAASGSYRTRRFGWHAPLKDKRYGGFMTSEHNQTPLVTLFKNAIIKSAYKKEQ